A single Mercenaria mercenaria strain notata chromosome 9, MADL_Memer_1, whole genome shotgun sequence DNA region contains:
- the LOC128559608 gene encoding cyclic GMP-AMP synthase-like isoform X1 has protein sequence MEQQDILAIGFIVGCIFGLMCVVGVITVAIIECLKECCDGYEKTTVDYSLLSVVVDDSYSSKNNNAYYDQETTYMMSETNSCDFCGDDFIDSFHLDNHHRTTHFAMCRLEKYKQVRLADSAKDSIKAKCEQARLHMDRYHKCKDAVMEVLENMLTHSSNRGRFCKLPDREGSTKTGLKTRKPVEFDFSVEVLLHETPDFIFGVEAKHEVNGRYDISYNKNVPPCSAQIRLKPEDVQRFNECCTFGILSPSALKRAFHKYMKRARIVGIYGVKVSVPKLQNGPAVRLVIKHHDIPHEIDVDVTPKIIIPFTHESRGFNWPRGSTYEFLTEKDIWYIKNQPLYLVPKKDTFWSVSFANYESAVLNMFPNTSTEKNILRCAKVRLEAWRTQSPTEMKLISSYILKEAFFWLRENLPDDYLWTHDKCADRYCNFLEELKFCFMHKHLFDYFFPTTDLLAGKENSRSMMIQYLDRELAWIQTNDSVVNTLYYD, from the exons ATGGAACAACAGGATATCCTTGCTATTGGCTTCATTGTTGGTTGTATTTTTGGTTTGATGTGTGTTGTTGGTGTCATCACGGTGGCTAT tATCGAGTGTTTGAAAGAATGTTGTGACGGATACGAGAAAACGACAGTT GATTACTCATTACTTTCTGTGGTAGTTGATGATAGTTACAGTAGCAAAAA TAACAACGCTTACTATGATCAAGAAACAACATATATGATGAGTGAAACAAACTCCTGCGATTTCTGTGGGGACGATTTCATTGATTCTTTTCACCTCGATAACCACCACAGAACTACGCATTTTGCAATGTGCAGACTAGAGAAATACAAGCAAGTGCGACTGGCTGACAGCGCGAAAGATTCAATAAAAGCTAAGTGTGAACAAGCTAGATTACACATGGATAGATATCACAAATGCAAAGATGCAGTTATGGAAGTCCTTGAAAATATGCTTACACACAGTAGCAATAGGGGTCGGTTTTGTAAATTACCAGACAGAGAAGGGTCCACTAAGACAGGACTTAAAACCAGAAAACCGGTGGAATTCGACTTCAGCGTAGAGGTATTGCTGCATGAAACACCAGATTTTATTTTTGGGGTTGAAGCTAAACACGAAGTTAATGGCAGG TACGATATCTCGTATAACAAGAACGTTCCACCATGTTCTGCACAAATTAGACTGAAGCCTGAAGATGTTCAACGATTCAATGAGTGTTGTACTTTTGGGATATTGTCACCGTCCGCATTAAAAAGAGCGTTCCACAAATACATGAAACGTGCAAGAATTGTTG GAATATATGGAGTAAAAGTTAGTGTTCCTAAACTACAAAATGGTCCGGCTGTCAGACTTGTCATCAAACATCATGATATCCCTCATGAAATCGACGTTGACGTGACACCAAAGATAATAATACCATTCACGCATGAAAGTCGTGGATTTAACTGGCCACGTGGCAGCACTTACGAGTTCTTGACGGAAAAAGATATATGGTATATAAAAAATCAGCCGCTTTATCTTGTTCCAAAGAAGGATACATTCTGGTCAGTATCGTTTGCGAATTATGAAAGTGCGGTCCTTAACATGTTTCCAAACACTTCTACTGAAAAGAACATTCTACGCTGTGCGAAAGTGAGGCTAGAAGCATGGCGGACTCAATCGCCGACAGAAATGAAGTTAATCAGCTCTTACATTTTAAAG GAAGCATTTTTCTGGTTGAGGGAGAACTTGCCGGACGACTATCTTTGGACGCATGACAAGTGTGCAGACAGATATTGCAATTTCCTCGAGgagttaaagttttgttttatgcaCAAACATCTGTTCGACTACTTTTTTCCCACCACTGACCTCCTGGCTGGTAAAGAAAACTCGCGGTCTATGATGATACAATATCTCGATCGAGAATTAGCATGGATACAGACAAATGATTCTGTTGTGAACACCCTTTACTACGATTAA
- the LOC123546090 gene encoding tigger transposable element-derived protein 4-like, producing MSKRNFLTLEKRVEVIRLSESGKSGRAIAEQVGVGRTQIHGILKRKREIMDEFENNVNMEYKRPRRATTYEDINDLCLKWFNDATGRRINVSGPLLKERALKYAQDLGVNDFKASNGWLESFLKRNNIVFKTMSGERGDVDKTVVQDWKDKLPSLCEGYEPENIFNMDETGLFYRDSTKSTYFKKGEDCSGGKRSKERLTVALCASMTGNDFFGKRSNRWLSGSRKTNKKAWMTGEIFEEWLHWFDRQMKGRKVLLFVDNAPSHPQVNLKNVNVKFLPPNTTSLCQPMDQGIIQAMKLKYRKKQLQYVISQMELKQGKSGFDLLKDISVLDAIYWVARAFKEVEISTIVKCFAKCGFQLNSV from the exons atgtcgaaacggaacttTCTTACGTTAGAAAAACGCGTGGAAGTTATAAGACTTAGTGAAAGTGGTAAAAGTGGCAGGGCTATTGCAGAACAAGTTGGTGTTGGCAGGACACAAATTCATGGAATTCTGAAACGGAAACGCGAAATTATGGACGagtttgaaaataatgttaacatgGAGTATAAACGACCGCGCCGGGCAACCACTTATGAGGACATTAATGACTTGTGTTTGAAATGGTTTAATGATGCCACTGGACGTAGAATTAATGTGTCAGGTCCGCTTCTGAAAGAAAGAGCACTGAAATATGCACAGGATTTAGGTGTAAATGACTTTAAAGCATCAAACGGATGGCTGGAAAGTTTCCTTAAACGGAACAATATTGTGTTTAAGACAATGTCTGGTGAGCGCGGTGATGTAGACAAAACTGTTGTGCAAGACTGGAAAGACAAGTTACCATCGTTGTGCGAAGGGTATGAACCAGAAAACATCTTTAATATGGACGAGACCGGCCTTTTCTATCGGGATTCGACTAAGTCCACGTATTTCAAGAAAGGCGAGGATTGCTCGGGCGGCAAACGGTCAAAAGAACGTCTGACTGTGGCCTTGTGTGCTAGCATGACAGGTAATGATTTTTTC gGGAAAAGATCAAACCGTTGGTTATCGGGAAGTCGAAAAACTAACAAGAAAGCCTGGATGACTGGCGAAATCTTTGAAGAATGGCTACACTGGTTTGACAGACAAATGAAAGGTAGAAAAGTGCTTCTTTTTGTGGACAATGCACCATCCCATCCTCAGGTTAATCTCAAAAATGTCAATGTTAAGTTCTTACCACCAAATACAACATCTCTATGCCAACCAATGGACCAAGGAATAATTCAGGCAATGAAACTCAAGTACAGGAAGAAACAACTACAGTACGTGATCAGTCAAATGGAACTTAAGCAGGGAAAAAGTGGATTTGATCTGTTGAAAGATATAAGTGTGCTGGATGCAATTTACTGGGTTGCACGTGCATTTAAAGAAGTTGAAATAAGCACCATTGTTAAGTGTTTCGCGAAGTGTGGATTTCAGTTAAACAGTGTTTAA
- the LOC128559608 gene encoding cyclic GMP-AMP synthase-like isoform X2, whose product MEQQDILAIGFIVGCIFGLMCVVGVITVAIIECLKECCDGYEKTTVDYSLLSVVVDDSYSSKNNNAYYDQETTYMMSETNSCDFCGDDFIDSFHLDNHHRTTHFAMCRLEKYKQVRLADSAKDSIKAKCEQARLHMDRYHKCKDAVMEVLENMLTHSSNRGRFCKLPDREGSTKTGLKTRKPVEFDFSVEYDISYNKNVPPCSAQIRLKPEDVQRFNECCTFGILSPSALKRAFHKYMKRARIVGIYGVKVSVPKLQNGPAVRLVIKHHDIPHEIDVDVTPKIIIPFTHESRGFNWPRGSTYEFLTEKDIWYIKNQPLYLVPKKDTFWSVSFANYESAVLNMFPNTSTEKNILRCAKVRLEAWRTQSPTEMKLISSYILKEAFFWLRENLPDDYLWTHDKCADRYCNFLEELKFCFMHKHLFDYFFPTTDLLAGKENSRSMMIQYLDRELAWIQTNDSVVNTLYYD is encoded by the exons ATGGAACAACAGGATATCCTTGCTATTGGCTTCATTGTTGGTTGTATTTTTGGTTTGATGTGTGTTGTTGGTGTCATCACGGTGGCTAT tATCGAGTGTTTGAAAGAATGTTGTGACGGATACGAGAAAACGACAGTT GATTACTCATTACTTTCTGTGGTAGTTGATGATAGTTACAGTAGCAAAAA TAACAACGCTTACTATGATCAAGAAACAACATATATGATGAGTGAAACAAACTCCTGCGATTTCTGTGGGGACGATTTCATTGATTCTTTTCACCTCGATAACCACCACAGAACTACGCATTTTGCAATGTGCAGACTAGAGAAATACAAGCAAGTGCGACTGGCTGACAGCGCGAAAGATTCAATAAAAGCTAAGTGTGAACAAGCTAGATTACACATGGATAGATATCACAAATGCAAAGATGCAGTTATGGAAGTCCTTGAAAATATGCTTACACACAGTAGCAATAGGGGTCGGTTTTGTAAATTACCAGACAGAGAAGGGTCCACTAAGACAGGACTTAAAACCAGAAAACCGGTGGAATTCGACTTCAGCGTAGAG TACGATATCTCGTATAACAAGAACGTTCCACCATGTTCTGCACAAATTAGACTGAAGCCTGAAGATGTTCAACGATTCAATGAGTGTTGTACTTTTGGGATATTGTCACCGTCCGCATTAAAAAGAGCGTTCCACAAATACATGAAACGTGCAAGAATTGTTG GAATATATGGAGTAAAAGTTAGTGTTCCTAAACTACAAAATGGTCCGGCTGTCAGACTTGTCATCAAACATCATGATATCCCTCATGAAATCGACGTTGACGTGACACCAAAGATAATAATACCATTCACGCATGAAAGTCGTGGATTTAACTGGCCACGTGGCAGCACTTACGAGTTCTTGACGGAAAAAGATATATGGTATATAAAAAATCAGCCGCTTTATCTTGTTCCAAAGAAGGATACATTCTGGTCAGTATCGTTTGCGAATTATGAAAGTGCGGTCCTTAACATGTTTCCAAACACTTCTACTGAAAAGAACATTCTACGCTGTGCGAAAGTGAGGCTAGAAGCATGGCGGACTCAATCGCCGACAGAAATGAAGTTAATCAGCTCTTACATTTTAAAG GAAGCATTTTTCTGGTTGAGGGAGAACTTGCCGGACGACTATCTTTGGACGCATGACAAGTGTGCAGACAGATATTGCAATTTCCTCGAGgagttaaagttttgttttatgcaCAAACATCTGTTCGACTACTTTTTTCCCACCACTGACCTCCTGGCTGGTAAAGAAAACTCGCGGTCTATGATGATACAATATCTCGATCGAGAATTAGCATGGATACAGACAAATGATTCTGTTGTGAACACCCTTTACTACGATTAA